CCCCGGCGTTGAGCCCGAGGGCCCAGCCCTTCTTGCGCTCGGGGTAGAACGCGTTGATGTTCGTCATCGACGACGCGAAGTTGCCGCCGCCGACGCCTGCCAGCGCGGCCACGACCAGCAGCGTGCCCAACGAGACCCCCGGCCGCAGCACCGCGGCACCGGCGACGAGCGGCACGAGCAGCAGCAGCGCCGACACGACCGTCCAGTTGCGGCCGCCGAAGCGCGCCACGGCGAAGGTGTAGGGCAGGCGCAGCACCGACCCGACGGCGGTCGGCGTCGAGGTGAGCAGGAACTTCTGAGCGGGCGTGAAGCCGTACTTCGGCCCGAGGAAGAGCACGAGCACCGACCACATCGACCACACCGAGAACCCGATGTGCTCGCTGAAGATGGAGAAGCCGAGGTTGCGGCGGGCCACCCGCTCGCCGGTGGCGGCCCAGAACACCGGGTCCTCGGGGCGCCAGTCCTCGATCCACCGGCCCCGGCGCTGGGCCGGGACGGCGAGGCGGGTCGGCTGAAGGTCGAGCTGTGGCTGCGTGGTTGCTGTCATGTGCCGGACGCTAGGGACGCGCCGTTTCGGCTCGATGCGGCCCGCTTGTCGTTCGTGCAACGGTCTCCGCACGCCCGGGCGCTCCGGCGCGTGAGGAGACCGTCCCTCGAGCGACCCGCTCAGTCGTAGAAGCGCAGGTCGGCGATGCTCCACCAGCTGCCGCTGGAGCCGGTGGAGGTGATGCGCACGTAGCGGGCCCGGGTGCGCGGCACGTCGACGTCGGTCACCTGGCCTGTGCCGACCCCGGTGGCCACCGTGCGCCAGGTCGTGCCGTCGTCGCTCACCGACAGCGCCCAGGAGCGGGCGTAGTCGCCGAGGTTGCCGCCGCTGTCGACGGACACCCGTCGGAAGTGCGTGCGCTCGCCGAGGTCGACCGTGAGGTGCTGCCCGGGCGCCTGCGCCTGGCCGCTCGACCACCGCGTCGAGCCGTCGCCGTCGACCGCGGCCGCCGGGCCCTCGCCGGCCGGGCTGGCCGTGGCGGTCGCGCCGGAGGTGTCGAGCAGGTCGAGCTTGTCGTCGAGCACGCGGCTGCGCGGCCACGTGAACGTCGCGAGCGACCCGCCCGGCAGCGTGTAGTCGAACGACCGACCGCCCTGCGCCACGGTGAAGCTGCGGGGGTCGTCGTTCTCGTTGTGCACCACGAGGGCGGTGGAGCCGTCGGGGTTGCGGAACGCGACGTCGGTGAGCTGGCCGTTCCAGCCCGGCGTGCCGTAGGAGCTCGACGCGATGCGCACGGCCCCGGGCTGCACGAACTTCGACAGGTGGCCGATCGTGTAGTACTCCGCGTCGGTGGTGACCGAGCCGTCGGGCTGCAGCGTCACCAGGCCGGTGCACGTGTCGCACCCGCCGTTGTGCGGGCCACCGGTGCTGTCGAGGGCGACGTTCCAGGTCACGACGGACTTGGCCCAGTTGCGGGTGGTGCCGACGGTCAGGGTGCGCGCGTGCCAGGTGAGCGTGCCACGGAAGACCTGTGCGGGCGTGTCGGTCGGGCCGTGGGAGCCCGAGCACTCGGTGAACCAGATCCCCTTGCCGGGGTGCGCGGCGTGCAGGGCGCTCTGCGCGCCCGGGTCGCCGGAGTAGCAGTGGTACGCGGTCCCCGCCACCCACTGCGCGGCCGGGCTGTCGAGGACCTCGTAGGGGTAGTCGGTCTCCGGGCTCTCCCCCGGCGGCGTCGTGGCCACGTCGTCGGGGTGCGTCGACCAGTTGTGGTCGTAGGCGAGGATCTTGGTGCGGGGGCTCGCCGCCTGGAGCATCGGGCCGAGCGCCTCGATGACGGCGACCTCCTGGCGCACCGGCATGTCGGTGCCCGGGTAGGCCTTCGGCGCACGGTTCTGCGGCTCGTTCTGGACCGAGAGGTAGTCGACCGGGACGCCGGCCGCTGCGTAGGCCTGCACGAACCTCACCAGGTAGCGGGCGTAGGCGTCGTAGACCGCGGGGTCGTCCTTCAGCCGGCCGCCGACCAGCGAGTCCCCCGTCTTCATCCACGCCGGCGGGCTCCACGGCGTCGCCATGACCTTCAGCGACGGGTTCAGCGCCTTGGCCTGTCGGAGCAGGGGCAGCACCTGGGCCTCGTCATGGGCGACCGAGAAGTGCGCGAGCGGGAAGTCCGTCTGCCCGGGCGCGACGTCGTCGTAGGTGTAGTGCGTCGGCGAGGCGGTGAAGTCCGACGAGCCGACCGGCTGGCGGAGGAAGCTGATGCCGATGCCCTGCACCGGGTCGAACAGCGAGCGCATCGTCGCGTCGCGCTGCGCCTGCGGCAGCGACGACAGCACGGCGGCCGAGGAGTCGGTGAGGGCGGCGCCGAAGCCGTCCATGCTCTGGTAGGTCGCGCTGGGGTCGACGCGGATCGTGACCTGCGAGGTGTCGTGGGCGGTGAACGGCACGGGCGAGCGCTCGTGGAGCAGCTCGGCCCGGTCGACGGTCGTCACCCACACCCGCGCCTGCGGCACGGGGTCGCTGTAGGAGCTGGCGGCCTGCACGGCGGGTGCGCCGGCCAGGCAGAGGGCGACGGCCGAGCCGGCGGCTGCGGTCGCGACGGTGCGACGCCTCATGGTGATCTCCCTCGGGTCTCGGGACGACCCTGCTAGCAAACACCCGGACGCCCTTGACAACCCGGTCGGGGTCGTCTGGAGTGTGCCGGTCGACCTAGTCGAGGAGCCGCACAGCGATGACGCGTGCCACGTACGACCCCGCCCCCCTCCTCTCCCGCCGCGCGGTCATCGGCGGCTCCCTCGCGCTCGCAGCCGGCCTGGCCGGTGGACTGCCCGCTGCGTCCGCAGCGCCGGCAGGGCCGACCACGCCCCGCGGACTCGCTCCGGGCAGGTCGCAGGACGCCGCCTGTGCGTTCCTCGACGCGATGACCGACCGGTGGGCCGGCCCGGGCGCACCACGCCTGGCGCAGAGCTACTCCGACCAGAACGGGCTGTTCAGCACGGCGTTCGTCTACGACAACGCCCTCGCGGTCTGCGCCTACCTCGGCGGCACGCGCAAGGCCACACGGACCCGGGCCGTGCAGCTCGGTGACGGCCTGCTCTACGCCATGGACCACGACCCGGGCTACTCCGACGGCCGGCTGCGTCAGGCCTACAACGTCGGGCCCTACACGTTCTACGACGGCAGCCCGCAGCCCTACGGGTTCGTGCTGCCCGACGGCGACGCCAACATCGGCTGGCAGTTCGGCTTCCTCGGCACCGCGGTCGGCGACATGGCGTGGCCGGGCATCGCGCTCGTCCAGCTCGGCGCCCGCGAGAAGGAGGAGCGGTTCACCGCCGGCGCCGTCCGGATCGCCCGCTGGATCGTCGACAACGCGTACTCCACGCTGCCGCTCGGCGGCTTCTCCTTCGGGGTGGACGCGGCGAACCACAAGGTCCTGGCGCACTCCACCGAGCACAACATCGACTGCTACGCCTTCTTCACCATGCTCACCGAGCTGACCGGCGACGGGCAGTGGACCGAGCACGCGGAGCACGCCCTCGCCTTCGTCGAGGAGATGTGGGAGCCGGGCGGCGGGTTCTTCTACACCGGCAGCAACGACGGCATCGCGATCAACCCGAGCCCGAAGCCGCTCGACGTGCAGACCTGGAGCTGGCTGGCCCTGCGCGACGACCGCTTCGCCGCGAGCCTCGACTGGGCGGGGTCCACCCTCGCCGTGACGGACACGCCGACCTCACCGGGCAGCCAGCTGCCTGCCGGCACGACGTTCACCGGCGTCACGTTCAGCGACGTCAGCAAGACCTCCGGCGCGTCCTACAACGGCCTGCCGGTCGACCCTGACGGAGTCTGGCTCGAGGGGACCGGCCAGCTGGTCTGTGCGCTGGTGGACCGGGACCAGGAGGGCGACTCCGCGAGGGCGCAGGCGCTGCTGGCGCAGGTGCGCGGGGTGCAGGCCACGCTCGGGGGCGGGCAGACCGTCGGTGGGCAGCCGGTGAGCGGTGGCATCGTCGCCGCCAGCTCGCTGCTCGACACCGGCTTCGGCTTCAGCTACGCCCAGTCCCAGCACGTGGGCGCCACGTCCTGGTACCTCATGGGGAGCCGGCACAAGAACCCGATGCAGTACCGCGAGCTGTAGGCGGGGTGCCGACGACCACCGTCGCGTCGAGCTCCTCGGAGCGCACCACGTGCGCGACCAGGCCGGCGTCGCGGAAGGCGCGCAGCGTACGCGGCGCCTGCTCCTCGCCGGTCTCGACCAGCAGCGAGCCCCCAGGGACGAGCCAGTCGCGCGAGCCGGCGGCGACCCGCCGCTGCACGTCGACGCCGTCGCGGCCGCCGTCGAGCGCGACCCGCGGCTCGTGGTCGCGCGCCTCGCGCGGCATCAGCTCGATGGCGGCGGTGGGCACGTACGGCGCGTTGCAGACGACCACGTCGACCCGGCCGCGCAGCCGGCCGGGAAGTGGTGCGTAGAGGTCTCCGGTGTGGACAGTGCCTGGACCGAGCAGGTTGGCGGCGGCGCAGGCGGTGGCCACCGGGTCGACGTCGACGGCGTGGACCTCGAGATCGGGTACGCGTGCGGTGACCGCCGCGGCGACCGCGCCGCACCCGCAGCAGAGGTCGACCAGCACTCCCCCGGCGGGCACGAGAGCCGCCGCGCGCTCGACGAGCAGCGCCGTACGCCGCCTCGGCACGAAGACTCCCGGTGCGACCGCGAGCCGCAGGCCGCAGAACTCGACCCACCCGAGCACCTGCTCGAGCGGGCGTCCGGCCACCCGCTCGTCGACCAGCGCGTCGAGGTGGTCGCGGTCGCGGGCGGCGGAGGTGAGCAGCGCCGCCTCGTCCTCGGCGAACACGCACCCGGCGGCCCGCAGGCGCGCCACGAGGGCGTCCTGTGGATCGAGGTGCCGCGGCATCGGGGCCTTCCGTTAGCCTGCGGAGCACTCGGCTCCGGTAGCAGGCCCACGATAGGAGATCGCCCGTGTTCCTGATGCGCATCGGCCCCGTCGGCGAGGAGCGGGCGGCCGTCCGGGTGGGCGACGACGCCTACGTCGACGTGTCCGACGAGGTGGGCGACTTCGACGAGCGCTTCTTCGGGAGCGGCGGGATGAGCCGGCTGCCCGAGGTCGTGGAGCGCCTCCTCGCCGCGGGGACGCAGCGCCCGGTCGCGGGCCAGCGAGTGGGTGCGCCGATCGCCCGGCCGCACCAGATCCTGTGCATCGGGCTCAACTACAGCGACCACGCGGCGGAGACCGGGCAGGCCGTGCCGGCCGAGCCGATCGTCTTCACCAAGTCGCCCAACACCCTCATCGGCCCCGACGACGACGTGCACGTCCCCCGCGGCTCCGAGAAGACCGACTGGGAGGTCGAGCTCGGCATCGTCATCGGGCAGCGCTGCCGCTACCTGCCCGACGAGGCCGCAGCCGCGGCTGCGATCGCGGGCTACGTCACCGTCAACGACGTCAGCGAGCGCGCCTTCCAGATGGAGCGCGGCGGCCAGTGGGTCAAGGGCAAGTCCTGCGAGACGTTCAACCCGTGCGGCCCGGTGCTGGCGACGCCCGACGAGGTGCCCGACCTCGCAGACCTGCCG
Above is a window of Motilibacter peucedani DNA encoding:
- a CDS encoding discoidin domain-containing protein codes for the protein MRRRTVATAAAGSAVALCLAGAPAVQAASSYSDPVPQARVWVTTVDRAELLHERSPVPFTAHDTSQVTIRVDPSATYQSMDGFGAALTDSSAAVLSSLPQAQRDATMRSLFDPVQGIGISFLRQPVGSSDFTASPTHYTYDDVAPGQTDFPLAHFSVAHDEAQVLPLLRQAKALNPSLKVMATPWSPPAWMKTGDSLVGGRLKDDPAVYDAYARYLVRFVQAYAAAGVPVDYLSVQNEPQNRAPKAYPGTDMPVRQEVAVIEALGPMLQAASPRTKILAYDHNWSTHPDDVATTPPGESPETDYPYEVLDSPAAQWVAGTAYHCYSGDPGAQSALHAAHPGKGIWFTECSGSHGPTDTPAQVFRGTLTWHARTLTVGTTRNWAKSVVTWNVALDSTGGPHNGGCDTCTGLVTLQPDGSVTTDAEYYTIGHLSKFVQPGAVRIASSSYGTPGWNGQLTDVAFRNPDGSTALVVHNENDDPRSFTVAQGGRSFDYTLPGGSLATFTWPRSRVLDDKLDLLDTSGATATASPAGEGPAAAVDGDGSTRWSSGQAQAPGQHLTVDLGERTHFRRVSVDSGGNLGDYARSWALSVSDDGTTWRTVATGVGTGQVTDVDVPRTRARYVRITSTGSSGSWWSIADLRFYD
- a CDS encoding Tat pathway signal sequence domain protein, coding for MTRATYDPAPLLSRRAVIGGSLALAAGLAGGLPAASAAPAGPTTPRGLAPGRSQDAACAFLDAMTDRWAGPGAPRLAQSYSDQNGLFSTAFVYDNALAVCAYLGGTRKATRTRAVQLGDGLLYAMDHDPGYSDGRLRQAYNVGPYTFYDGSPQPYGFVLPDGDANIGWQFGFLGTAVGDMAWPGIALVQLGAREKEERFTAGAVRIARWIVDNAYSTLPLGGFSFGVDAANHKVLAHSTEHNIDCYAFFTMLTELTGDGQWTEHAEHALAFVEEMWEPGGGFFYTGSNDGIAINPSPKPLDVQTWSWLALRDDRFAASLDWAGSTLAVTDTPTSPGSQLPAGTTFTGVTFSDVSKTSGASYNGLPVDPDGVWLEGTGQLVCALVDRDQEGDSARAQALLAQVRGVQATLGGGQTVGGQPVSGGIVAASSLLDTGFGFSYAQSQHVGATSWYLMGSRHKNPMQYREL
- a CDS encoding putative protein N(5)-glutamine methyltransferase, encoding MPRHLDPQDALVARLRAAGCVFAEDEAALLTSAARDRDHLDALVDERVAGRPLEQVLGWVEFCGLRLAVAPGVFVPRRRTALLVERAAALVPAGGVLVDLCCGCGAVAAAVTARVPDLEVHAVDVDPVATACAAANLLGPGTVHTGDLYAPLPGRLRGRVDVVVCNAPYVPTAAIELMPREARDHEPRVALDGGRDGVDVQRRVAAGSRDWLVPGGSLLVETGEEQAPRTLRAFRDAGLVAHVVRSEELDATVVVGTPPTARGTASGSCAGSP
- a CDS encoding fumarylacetoacetate hydrolase family protein, translated to MFLMRIGPVGEERAAVRVGDDAYVDVSDEVGDFDERFFGSGGMSRLPEVVERLLAAGTQRPVAGQRVGAPIARPHQILCIGLNYSDHAAETGQAVPAEPIVFTKSPNTLIGPDDDVHVPRGSEKTDWEVELGIVIGQRCRYLPDEAAAAAAIAGYVTVNDVSERAFQMERGGQWVKGKSCETFNPCGPVLATPDEVPDLADLPMWLDVNGVRRQTGSTATMLFGPHFIVHYLSQFMVLEPGDLINTGTPPGVGMGQRPPVFLRPGDVMELGISVLGSQRQQVVAAP